One window of the Rhipicephalus sanguineus isolate Rsan-2018 chromosome 4, BIME_Rsan_1.4, whole genome shotgun sequence genome contains the following:
- the LOC119391172 gene encoding LOW QUALITY PROTEIN: protein D1-like (The sequence of the model RefSeq protein was modified relative to this genomic sequence to represent the inferred CDS: deleted 1 base in 1 codon), with amino-acid sequence MCGPPFSLLMIDPDAPSRQQPTKRSLLHWMVLNGNSDDRFHEGDEAMPYKGPNPPKGSGAHRYVLLVYCQDGQTLNKADMVPSDRPGYNVSTFGMKLKTKLAVAGAFFRAENP; translated from the exons GTGCGGCCCTCCGTTCTCGCTGCTCATGATTGACCCAGACGCGCCCAGCAGGCAGCAACCGACGAAGCGAAGCTTG CTCCACTGGATGGTGCTCAACGGGAACAGCGACGATAGGTTTCATGAAGGCGACGAGGCCATGCCGTACAAGGGTCCGAACCCTCCCAAAGGGTCGGGAGCCCACCGCTACGTGTTGCTCGTCTACTGTCAGGACGGCCAGACGCTGAACAAGGCCGACATGGTGCCCAGTGACAGGCCCGGCTACAACGTCTCCACATTCGGCATGAAACTGAAAACGAAACTGGCGGTGGCGGGCGCATTCTTTCGCGCCGAGAACCCCTGA